atatCTAGCCtactatttcaaaaaaaatcatcgacCTTTTCCATGCTAAACAAGTAAGGTTAAATGCAATGAACAtgataaaactaataattaCCTGTGAAATGTAACATCAGGTGGCTTTTTTTGATAAACGATTAGTACACCCATATGCAGCGCATGAAGATACcatgattaaaatttcaaaaattgtaaataaataattgaaaatcagcAAAAAATAAGCTTTTCTTCATAAGAGCAAGTTCTTTCTTACCTACCACAAGATGGCTGCCGATAAAAAAGCGGTTTTTGGTAGGAGTGGTGAGGATCTACtcctataaataataatactttacacaaagtagaaggaattctttcttctctgtgtACTTTATCATCCTTGGGCACTGCCTTCCAGATCCAGATCTTATATTTCTGTGGTGACGTCAAAAATCGTAATAACCTAAAAACTAGTAAATacgaaattcaaattgataatttttggaATAAATTTTAAACGTTGAGGTTCTTTGGCAGGTATTAAAATGTgcgaattttaataataatagctgATAGCAATTTTATGAAGTGGATAGATTTTGTTTGTTGATTGTCAAACGCAATGTTCAATGATACAACTGTAGCTAGAACCGCCAACAATAGTGACATTATTTATGTTGGTTCTTACCAAGTAGACTCTACTACCTTATTTGAGTTTTTCTGTTTCTTATCATTTCTGAGTTTTGCTATTCTCTGCTACACATCTATCAAAGCAATGAGGTAAGTTACTTGAAGAATATAAGCTTAAATGAAACATACGGTTTTGAGTATTGGTTATACTacagtaacaataataattaagtaTACGTTATTGTATATCTCATTCCGCATTCATAAGTTAAGTAGATAGGAATAAAACGTCTCATTCAAACTCAGACAaagaatgattgtttatttaatcaacatcaTAATCTTAGCTGTCTCCATAGAGATAGTGAAAGACGTCAGCTGAGGCTTCCATAACTACCCCCCTCCAGTCTTTACTATCTCTATTATAGAGATGTAAATAGAACTCATAAAaacaaaacatggaaaacaacataataaaaacattttggaaATCTTTCTTTACTCATCTTCATTATAGTTCCTTTTCGATCTTCTAATCTCACTCAAATGCACAATTTCATGTCTACCTCGTCCATTGTTGTGTTGCTTTTTTACCTCCACTCGGTTCCTATGTAGTAGATCAATCACTTCATATGGTCCAACAAATCTATGATCCGATTTCGTTCTCTTGTGATGATTTTCTTGAAGATTATGtcacctacttttattttattcatgtcttCAGCCACCTccaaattatacttttttgtcCTCCGAACTTTCTCGTTCATGATTTTTCTCTCCACTTCTCTATGCTCCTCTGGATGCTCAACTAACTCAAATGgtgaaaaatttgttgaagaatGTATGCTACTATTATATGCCAGAATAGCTCTTGCCATTGCTTCTTCCCCACAGATGTTTCTATCAACTTCTAATAAGTGCAAATGTTCAGTTAGCGTGCTATGTAAACGTTCCATCATTCCATGAGATTGCGGATGTCCTACTGTAGTGAAGTGGCTGTCGATACCAAGTTCCtctaaaagttttttgatccgATTGTTGTCGAATTCTTTTCCTTTATCCATTAACAACATGTTGGGGGTATTGAAGAGCCCAAAAAATGCTAGTAAATTTTGTTCCATGCACTTGGctgttttattctttaaaatccATGCAGAAGCAAGCCTTGTAAAACAATCGATTGTAGTAAGATACTTCAGTTTATTGTAATAGAAAATgtcaacttgaattatttctgcTGGTCTTGCGGGAGTAGGTGTGACCATCTGAGGCGTCTTGTAAGGCTTTCTGTCATATTTTGCTATATTGCATGCTGCACACTTTCCCAGCACATATTGTTTTGGCCATATTCAGCCAATAATACTGCCGTTTCAGGTGTTGCAACGTTTCCTTTTTCCCTCTATGGTTGGTCCTTCC
The sequence above is drawn from the Nilaparvata lugens isolate BPH chromosome 2, ASM1435652v1, whole genome shotgun sequence genome and encodes:
- the LOC111049269 gene encoding membrane protein FAM174A-like isoform X3 produces the protein MFNDTTVARTANNSDIIYVGSYQVDSTTLFEFFCFLSFLSFAILCYTSIKAMRLRRGRRRVRKYGILASREDVEMTPLGEEDEDEDSTVFDINNHARP